The Struthio camelus isolate bStrCam1 unplaced genomic scaffold, bStrCam1.hap1 HAP1_SCAFFOLD_174, whole genome shotgun sequence genome includes a region encoding these proteins:
- the FGF21 gene encoding fibroblast growth factor 21 has translation MRAAAWLALAALCCAAPGRGAPRDSSPLLALDGQVRLRHLLAGDGRSQALLEILPSGEVRGAAQRSPYSLLEIKAVKPGVVRIRGARTLRFLCLDGAGRPYGAESYSAEACNFRERVRRDGYNLYESERLRRPLGLELEPPPGPGPGPSYGL, from the exons atGCGCGCAGCGGCCTGGCTGGCGCTGGCCGCGCTCTGCTGCGCGGCCCCcgggcgcggcgccccccgcgaCTCCAGCCCGCTGCTGGCGCTCGACGGGCAGGTTCGGCTCCGGCACCTGCTGGCGGGCGACGGCCGGAGCCAGGCGCTGCTCGAGATCCTGCCCAGCGGCgaggtgcgcggcgcggcgcagcgcagcccctACA GCCTGCTGGAGATCAAGGCGGTGAAGCCGGGCGTGGTGCGGATCCGCGGCGCCCGGACCCTGCGCTTCCTCTGCCTGGACGGCGCCGGGCGGCCCTACGGCGCG gAGTCGTACTCCGCCGAAGCCTGTAACTTCCGCGAGCGGGTGCGGCGCGACGGCTACAACCTCTACGAGTcggagcggctgcggcggccgctggggctggagctggagccgccgccggggccggggccggg ccccagctACGGCCTCTga